From the Stigmatella erecta genome, one window contains:
- a CDS encoding FAD-binding oxidoreductase codes for MDRLQEALEAWRRELGEEHVLADEATLARARTATFATTQAVGAVLRPGSPQEVRSCVQIAHQLRVPITPVSAGRNQGYGSRVPAQNGVLVELGRMNRVLEFNEELAYLTVEPGVTFAQAHAFLEEQGSRLQLATIGGPPQASLIGNALERGDGMGPSGDIFQHVCGLEVVLPTGECLRTGPGRYPRAQAASVLRWGAGPALDGLFSQSNLGIVTRMTFWLAPRAACLRLVSGIIEDPFQLGPVVERMRQLRLEGTLREAFSLWNDYKVFSVLGQYPWEAARELTPLPEPQRQKLRAEWNVFPWHLNCVLEAPSEAQARAAQERVEHVLKDALPSLTFLREEEVGPGRLRQPPSARNLRMMYWRKRTPLPEVPEPERDGCGFIWLSCAVPMTAAHVETALALAEPIPLRFGFEPNLCVLGVSARCAYLVVAIIYDREAEGEDARAMECHHALQQALGEAGYYPARLGIQSPVLPFAPEDDSPGVLRTLKAALDPHGILAPGRYLP; via the coding sequence ATGGACCGGCTGCAAGAGGCACTCGAGGCATGGCGCCGGGAGCTGGGCGAAGAGCACGTGCTCGCCGACGAGGCGACGCTCGCCCGCGCCCGCACGGCCACCTTCGCCACCACCCAGGCGGTCGGCGCGGTGCTGCGCCCCGGAAGCCCTCAGGAGGTGCGCTCATGTGTGCAGATCGCCCACCAGCTGCGAGTGCCCATCACGCCGGTGAGTGCCGGGCGCAACCAGGGCTATGGCTCGCGGGTGCCCGCCCAGAACGGGGTGCTGGTGGAGCTGGGCCGGATGAACCGCGTGCTCGAGTTCAACGAGGAGCTGGCGTACCTCACCGTGGAGCCAGGCGTCACGTTCGCGCAGGCACATGCCTTCCTGGAGGAGCAGGGCTCGCGGCTGCAGCTGGCCACCATTGGAGGGCCGCCCCAGGCAAGCCTCATCGGCAACGCGCTCGAGCGGGGGGATGGCATGGGGCCCTCCGGGGACATCTTCCAGCACGTGTGCGGCCTGGAGGTGGTGCTGCCCACCGGGGAGTGCCTGCGCACCGGGCCCGGGCGCTACCCCCGGGCCCAGGCGGCGTCCGTGCTGCGCTGGGGCGCGGGCCCCGCGCTTGATGGGCTCTTCAGCCAGTCGAACCTGGGCATCGTGACGCGGATGACCTTCTGGCTGGCGCCGCGGGCGGCCTGTCTCCGGCTGGTCTCGGGCATCATCGAGGATCCCTTCCAGCTGGGCCCGGTGGTGGAGCGGATGCGGCAGCTGCGGCTGGAGGGCACCCTGCGCGAGGCCTTCTCGCTGTGGAACGACTACAAGGTCTTCTCCGTGCTCGGCCAGTACCCGTGGGAGGCGGCCCGGGAGCTCACGCCGCTGCCCGAGCCGCAGCGCCAGAAGCTGCGTGCCGAGTGGAACGTTTTCCCCTGGCACCTGAACTGCGTGCTCGAGGCCCCGAGCGAGGCCCAGGCCCGGGCCGCCCAGGAGCGGGTGGAGCACGTGTTGAAGGACGCCCTGCCCTCCCTCACCTTTCTGCGGGAGGAAGAGGTGGGCCCCGGGCGGCTGCGGCAGCCGCCCTCGGCGCGCAACCTGCGGATGATGTACTGGCGCAAGCGCACGCCCCTGCCCGAGGTGCCGGAGCCGGAGCGTGACGGGTGCGGCTTCATCTGGCTGTCCTGCGCGGTGCCGATGACGGCCGCCCATGTGGAGACGGCCCTGGCGCTCGCCGAGCCGATTCCGCTGCGCTTTGGCTTCGAGCCCAACCTGTGCGTGCTGGGCGTCTCGGCGCGGTGTGCCTACCTGGTGGTGGCGATCATCTATGACCGGGAGGCCGAGGGAGAGGATGCGCGCGCGATGGAATGCCACCACGCGCTGCAGCAGGCGCTGGGGGAAGCGGGCTACTACCCGGCGCGCCTGGGCATCCAGTCACCGGTGCTTCCCTTCGCGCCGGAGGATGACTCCCCGGGAGTGCTGAGGACGCTCAAGGCCGCGCTGGACCCTCACGGCATCCTCGCCCCCGGGCGCTACCTGCCCTGA
- a CDS encoding FAD-binding oxidoreductase, which translates to MPHGWDWSCLTGKVVLRTGPSYNLDRTNYNTRHTRSPAALVFCQNTEDVQNAIRCVNKNGIPFRVRSGRHSYEELSLMDDGLIIDVSGLTSAIIDPSTATARVGAGLPQQTLWKLLGADNTYAFPLGTMGGVGIAGVLQGGGIGMLTRAFGLAIDRVLSIQMVTATGDVVEANATTHADLFWALRGGGGGNFGIVTAFTLQLAPVSQVVVYALSWSPEQFPQVMNSWQHWAPCLGDPRLTCQLTFSSDHSLHSEGVYLGTPERLRELLQPWIDMCPPAQPVRIEPLSWYMSTVYFNSFDDPCVHPFKTSGAFIYRPLPSQALASIQQAITSAPAGVSCDIWMQSFGGAMAEVAPTATAFYHRQAQFILEFGGSWMDKSPPSTCQSAAQWTRDLQQSLRAYTEGTYVNFADLNLGSRSTGNFDYLRLYYGQNVARLRDVKSAWDPANLFQFEQSIPPKDAPPLETESRP; encoded by the coding sequence ATGCCCCATGGCTGGGATTGGTCGTGCCTCACCGGCAAAGTCGTGCTGCGCACCGGCCCGAGTTACAACCTCGACAGGACCAACTACAACACCCGGCACACCCGGTCTCCAGCCGCCCTGGTCTTCTGTCAGAACACCGAGGATGTGCAGAACGCCATCCGCTGCGTGAACAAGAATGGGATTCCCTTCCGCGTGCGCAGCGGACGTCACAGCTATGAAGAACTCTCGCTGATGGATGACGGCCTGATCATCGACGTCAGCGGGCTGACGTCGGCCATCATCGACCCCTCGACGGCCACCGCCCGGGTGGGAGCAGGCTTGCCGCAGCAGACCCTGTGGAAGCTGCTGGGGGCGGACAACACGTATGCCTTTCCCCTGGGCACCATGGGCGGCGTCGGTATCGCCGGCGTGTTGCAGGGGGGCGGCATCGGAATGCTGACCCGTGCTTTCGGCCTGGCCATCGACCGGGTCCTCAGTATCCAGATGGTCACCGCCACGGGAGACGTGGTGGAAGCCAACGCCACCACCCACGCGGACCTGTTCTGGGCGCTCAGGGGCGGCGGCGGAGGCAACTTCGGAATCGTCACGGCGTTCACGCTCCAGCTCGCTCCCGTTTCGCAGGTGGTGGTCTACGCGCTGAGCTGGAGCCCGGAGCAGTTTCCACAGGTGATGAACTCCTGGCAGCACTGGGCGCCTTGCCTCGGTGATCCCCGGCTGACCTGCCAGCTCACGTTCTCGTCCGACCACTCGCTGCATTCCGAAGGTGTCTACCTGGGAACGCCCGAGCGGCTCCGCGAGCTCTTGCAGCCCTGGATCGACATGTGCCCGCCGGCCCAGCCGGTCCGGATCGAACCGTTGTCCTGGTACATGTCGACGGTGTACTTCAACAGCTTCGATGATCCCTGCGTCCATCCGTTCAAGACCAGTGGAGCCTTCATCTACCGGCCCCTGCCCAGTCAGGCACTCGCGTCGATCCAGCAGGCCATCACCTCCGCTCCGGCTGGCGTCAGCTGCGATATCTGGATGCAGAGCTTCGGCGGCGCCATGGCTGAAGTCGCCCCTACCGCCACGGCCTTCTATCACCGCCAAGCCCAGTTCATCCTCGAGTTTGGTGGCAGTTGGATGGACAAGAGCCCTCCTTCCACCTGCCAGAGCGCCGCTCAGTGGACGCGAGACCTGCAGCAATCGCTCAGGGCGTACACCGAGGGCACCTACGTCAACTTCGCAGACCTGAACCTGGGCAGCCGCTCCACGGGAAACTTCGACTATCTGCGCCTGTACTACGGCCAGAACGTTGCACGGCTCCGGGACGTCAAAAGTGCTTGGGATCCGGCCAACCTGTTCCAGTTCGAGCAGTCCATTCCGCCCAAGGACGCCCCCCCTCTGGAAACAGAGAGCCGTCCCTAG
- a CDS encoding flavin monoamine oxidase family protein — MDCEKTTGYDVVIVGAGLSGLTASKELRKGGRDKVLILEATDRIGGRASTLKQGPPIDLGGAWIHGVSVNPLTGLADAMGLERVTSNLLGPIYVDDGTQVTQLEGAAYQKYEGLEEDFIQKLIESAAIQKALKECKDSEELSARTRMARMPAQDPLCQELKKKANDKTSDYLPTDPQFRSLLAGNIGPLESSVEIDQVSSVEAVAFEAGDDDLLKEGMGTFVERLGQQEPVCLNSPVTKITYREDGVELEVKNGKRYQARKALVTVSTGALQKKKIQFDPELPAKKREAIAGLPMGNMQKVIIDFKDQGNLLGNTPPDSWVLYQGPSREVMAFVIKPLGKNIAVGFYGGQQAQAFEGQCASAMVDKDKPLPPQRQPCDEAAVQRARAALIRMYGTPGNDIGAAVDAADIYMTRWSLDPWSAGAYSAARPGAWAMRDEMAKPISYYELEPKTGAELPRGVNRVYFGGEASGRAMYNGSFAGAYEAGLFNARQLIQSLAEEEGTRRAIPRRKLVPLGY; from the coding sequence GTGGATTGCGAAAAGACCACGGGCTACGACGTCGTCATCGTGGGGGCAGGCCTCAGTGGACTCACGGCCTCGAAGGAACTGAGGAAGGGCGGGCGCGACAAGGTCCTGATTCTGGAGGCGACGGACCGCATTGGCGGACGGGCCAGCACCCTGAAGCAGGGCCCGCCCATCGATCTTGGCGGGGCCTGGATTCACGGCGTCAGCGTCAACCCCCTCACGGGCCTCGCGGATGCCATGGGCCTGGAGCGCGTCACGAGCAACCTGCTGGGCCCCATCTACGTGGATGACGGGACGCAGGTCACGCAGCTCGAGGGCGCCGCCTACCAGAAGTACGAGGGGCTGGAGGAGGACTTCATCCAGAAGCTCATCGAGTCCGCCGCCATTCAGAAGGCCCTGAAGGAGTGCAAGGACAGCGAAGAGCTGAGCGCCCGGACGCGAATGGCCCGGATGCCCGCCCAGGATCCGCTCTGCCAGGAATTGAAGAAGAAGGCGAACGACAAGACCTCGGACTACCTGCCCACGGATCCACAGTTCCGCTCGCTGCTGGCCGGGAACATCGGCCCCCTGGAGAGCTCTGTGGAGATCGACCAGGTCTCCTCGGTCGAGGCCGTCGCGTTCGAGGCGGGAGACGATGACCTCCTCAAGGAGGGAATGGGCACCTTCGTGGAGCGGCTGGGCCAGCAGGAGCCCGTCTGCCTCAACTCGCCCGTCACGAAGATCACCTACCGGGAAGACGGGGTGGAGCTGGAGGTGAAGAATGGCAAGCGTTACCAGGCGCGCAAGGCGCTGGTGACCGTGTCCACCGGGGCGCTCCAGAAAAAGAAGATCCAGTTCGATCCGGAGCTGCCCGCGAAGAAGCGCGAGGCCATCGCGGGCCTGCCCATGGGCAACATGCAGAAGGTCATCATCGACTTCAAGGACCAGGGCAACCTGCTGGGAAACACGCCTCCCGACTCCTGGGTCCTCTACCAGGGCCCCTCGCGCGAGGTGATGGCCTTTGTCATCAAGCCGCTGGGCAAGAACATCGCCGTTGGCTTCTACGGGGGACAGCAGGCGCAGGCGTTCGAGGGCCAGTGCGCGAGCGCCATGGTGGACAAGGACAAGCCCTTGCCCCCGCAGCGGCAGCCCTGTGACGAGGCCGCCGTCCAGCGCGCCCGGGCGGCGCTGATCCGGATGTATGGCACCCCGGGCAACGACATCGGCGCGGCCGTGGACGCGGCGGACATCTACATGACGCGCTGGAGCCTGGACCCCTGGTCGGCCGGTGCGTACTCCGCGGCCCGGCCTGGCGCCTGGGCCATGCGCGACGAGATGGCCAAGCCCATCTCCTACTACGAGCTCGAACCGAAGACGGGGGCCGAGCTGCCCCGTGGGGTGAACCGGGTGTACTTCGGGGGAGAGGCCAGTGGGCGGGCGATGTACAACGGCTCCTTCGCCGGGGCCTACGAGGCGGGGCTCTTCAACGCGCGGCAGCTCATCCAGAGCCTGGCCGAGGAAGAGGGCACCCGCCGGGCCATTCCCCGCCGGAAACTGGTCCCCCTGGGCTACTGA
- a CDS encoding thaumatin family protein: protein MKAYGVVLITVLSGVGCAGMEETGEFEELGSEPQALGCAVKGDGKTTLRFINRCGFNVTFAGNNISGGNLASGAEACRTIGSNTDHMISKRYWGFRQGEDPGFEHHSLAEFGFNENAFGYASWDWFNLSYVDAHNLPLKIIPYDLGTGTTCTGQTRSCVKDLLPGCPETGKLRNAAGKVIACVSRDRDNPNSTVAKYFDASCSQSYSWSGDDSVMAACNAEDFDIVFCPLN, encoded by the coding sequence ATGAAGGCATACGGGGTTGTACTGATCACGGTGTTGTCCGGGGTGGGGTGCGCGGGGATGGAGGAGACGGGCGAGTTCGAGGAACTGGGCAGCGAGCCCCAGGCGCTGGGCTGCGCGGTCAAGGGCGATGGGAAGACCACGCTGCGCTTCATCAACCGGTGCGGCTTCAACGTCACCTTCGCTGGCAACAACATCTCGGGGGGCAACCTGGCCTCGGGGGCCGAGGCCTGCCGGACCATTGGTTCGAACACCGACCATATGATCTCCAAGCGGTATTGGGGCTTCCGTCAGGGCGAGGACCCGGGCTTCGAGCACCACTCGCTGGCGGAGTTTGGCTTCAACGAGAATGCCTTTGGCTACGCCAGCTGGGATTGGTTCAACCTCAGCTACGTGGACGCCCACAACCTGCCGCTGAAGATCATCCCCTACGATCTGGGCACCGGAACGACCTGCACGGGGCAGACCCGGAGCTGTGTGAAGGATCTGCTGCCGGGCTGTCCCGAGACGGGGAAGCTGCGCAACGCCGCGGGCAAGGTCATCGCCTGCGTCAGCCGGGACCGGGACAACCCGAACAGCACCGTGGCGAAGTACTTCGATGCCTCGTGCTCCCAGTCCTACTCTTGGTCCGGGGACGACTCGGTCATGGCGGCGTGTAACGCCGAGGACTTCGACATCGTCTTCTGCCCGCTGAACTGA
- a CDS encoding DUF488 domain-containing protein produces MPIKTRRWVVPAEPDDGLRVLICRYRPRGVTKAKETWDVWMRDLAPSPALFDAFYGKGQTPITLDIYRERYLQEMQAQQDTIAGLAARVDRGETVTLLCSKDCILEQVCHRSLLAELIEAARKR; encoded by the coding sequence ATGCCCATCAAGACCCGGCGCTGGGTCGTGCCCGCGGAGCCGGATGACGGCCTGCGGGTGCTGATCTGCCGCTACAGACCGCGCGGTGTGACCAAGGCGAAGGAGACCTGGGATGTGTGGATGCGGGACCTGGCGCCCAGTCCCGCGCTCTTCGATGCCTTCTATGGCAAGGGCCAGACACCCATCACCCTGGACATCTACCGCGAGCGGTATCTGCAGGAGATGCAGGCCCAGCAGGACACGATCGCCGGGTTGGCGGCCCGGGTGGATCGGGGCGAAACAGTGACCCTGCTCTGCTCGAAGGACTGCATCCTGGAGCAGGTCTGCCACCGCAGCCTTTTGGCCGAGCTGATCGAGGCGGCCCGGAAGCGGTAG
- a CDS encoding ArsR/SmtB family transcription factor, whose protein sequence is MHAFDVLGDPVRRRILELLAEGEHASGEIVAVVQREFGITQSAVSQHLKVLRESGFATVRVDGPRRLYAMDAAPLAEVDAWLERFRVFWTHRLDALATEVARGKKKRGE, encoded by the coding sequence ATGCACGCCTTCGACGTCTTGGGCGATCCGGTTCGCCGCCGCATCCTCGAGCTGCTGGCCGAAGGCGAGCATGCTTCAGGGGAGATCGTGGCCGTCGTTCAGCGCGAGTTCGGCATCACCCAGTCGGCCGTCTCGCAGCACCTGAAGGTCCTGCGCGAGAGCGGCTTCGCCACGGTGCGGGTGGATGGGCCCCGGCGTCTCTATGCGATGGACGCCGCGCCCCTGGCGGAGGTGGACGCCTGGCTGGAGCGCTTTCGCGTGTTCTGGACGCACCGGTTGGATGCGCTGGCCACCGAGGTGGCCCGGGGCAAGAAGAAGCGGGGCGAATAG
- a CDS encoding SRPBCC family protein, translating into MLHKVIGAEVRGFIEREHEGKPARVVIASRLYPTGAEDLWEAVTSAERIPRWFTPVEGELRLGGRYQLKGNAGGSITRCEPPKAFDITWEFGGGMSWVTVRLAEEGKDTRLTLEHIMPKGVMEDHWKKYGPAAVGVGWELGFLGLGRHIESGGGIPPEADPAWMASDEAKAFMRTSAEGWAAAHVAAGEAPEVARGMAERTAAFYTGG; encoded by the coding sequence ATGCTGCATAAGGTCATTGGTGCCGAGGTCCGTGGGTTCATCGAGCGCGAGCACGAGGGCAAGCCTGCCCGGGTGGTGATTGCCAGCCGCCTCTACCCCACCGGTGCCGAGGACTTGTGGGAGGCCGTGACCAGCGCCGAGCGGATCCCGCGCTGGTTCACGCCCGTCGAGGGCGAGCTGCGCCTGGGCGGCCGGTATCAGCTCAAGGGGAACGCAGGCGGGAGCATCACCCGGTGTGAGCCGCCCAAGGCCTTCGACATCACCTGGGAGTTCGGGGGCGGCATGAGCTGGGTGACCGTCCGCCTGGCCGAGGAGGGCAAGGACACCCGGCTGACGCTAGAGCACATCATGCCCAAGGGCGTCATGGAGGATCACTGGAAGAAGTACGGTCCCGCCGCCGTGGGCGTGGGCTGGGAGCTGGGCTTCCTGGGCCTGGGCCGCCACATCGAAAGCGGCGGCGGCATTCCACCGGAGGCCGATCCCGCCTGGATGGCCTCGGACGAGGCCAAGGCCTTCATGCGCACGAGCGCCGAGGGCTGGGCCGCGGCCCACGTGGCGGCGGGCGAGGCGCCCGAGGTGGCCCGTGGGATGGCCGAGCGCACGGCAGCGTTCTATACAGGCGGCTGA